A single Arcobacter sp. FWKO B DNA region contains:
- the lspA gene encoding signal peptidase II, with amino-acid sequence MSSKLKALIIFATVIVVDQFIKYLFVNGLNFESKCISFVLAYNTGVAFSMFAFLGEYLKYIQILLLVGISIYLYKDRQTLVTYLYPIALIFASGISNIFDRFIHIGVVDYVYWHCGFEFAIFNLADVMINVAVAWIFWIHFRVKDEG; translated from the coding sequence ATGAGTTCAAAACTAAAAGCGTTGATAATTTTTGCAACTGTAATAGTTGTTGATCAATTTATAAAATATCTTTTTGTAAATGGTTTAAATTTTGAAAGCAAATGTATCTCTTTTGTCCTTGCTTATAATACAGGTGTAGCTTTTTCTATGTTTGCATTTTTAGGTGAGTACTTAAAGTATATACAAATACTTTTATTGGTGGGAATTTCTATCTATTTGTATAAAGATAGACAAACACTAGTAACTTATTTATATCCAATTGCTTTGATATTTGCTTCAGGAATAAGCAATATATTTGATAGATTTATTCATATTGGTGTAGTTGATTATGTGTACTGGCATTGTGGTTTTGAATTTGCTATATTCAACCTAGCAGATGTTATGATAAATGTAGCAGTAGCTTGGATTTTTTGGATACATTTTAGAGTTAAGGATGAAGGATGA
- a CDS encoding SIMPL domain-containing protein, whose translation MKKLILTSALIAISASATVIVDEIQASKSVYPDIMVTSFSVTKKSKTPNEILASFRNIHEHIQYEKTKAIKCEGGQHYITPEYSYDKGIRTQLGYSGSVSYRCEFKKIDAFNDIINFKLKTDEAISLNPINWEVSNTQNDKIQVELENEIYQKTFQKQQNLSNIFNKACIIKEINFVTNIDLQPMPRMMTSKMASSDMMESFEPTKDEQTITKKAYVAIECK comes from the coding sequence ATGAAAAAACTTATTTTAACTTCAGCGTTGATTGCTATAAGTGCAAGTGCAACTGTGATTGTTGATGAAATACAAGCATCCAAATCTGTATATCCTGATATTATGGTAACTTCTTTTAGTGTAACAAAAAAATCAAAAACTCCAAATGAGATATTGGCTTCTTTTAGAAATATTCATGAACATATCCAATATGAAAAAACAAAAGCTATCAAATGTGAAGGTGGACAACACTATATTACACCAGAATATAGCTATGATAAAGGCATCAGAACACAACTAGGATACAGTGGGAGTGTCAGTTATAGATGTGAGTTTAAAAAAATAGATGCATTTAATGATATTATCAATTTTAAACTAAAAACTGATGAAGCAATATCTCTAAATCCTATAAATTGGGAAGTGTCCAATACTCAAAATGATAAAATTCAAGTTGAGCTAGAAAATGAGATTTATCAAAAAACATTCCAAAAACAACAAAATCTATCAAATATATTTAATAAAGCTTGTATTATAAAAGAGATCAACTTTGTAACAAATATTGACTTACAACCAATGCCAAGAATGATGACATCCAAAATGGCAAGTAGCGATATGATGGAGAGTTTTGAACCAACAAAAGATGAGCAAACTATAACCAAAAAAGCTTATGTGGCTATTGAGTGTAAGTGA
- a CDS encoding DUF3373 family protein: MKKSVLSLYAAAALATASFADSGTVNSDILAQLEALKAQIAALEAKMADNTKEIEKVDQKLTRTNKNVSDVKIMAANDNIKWDVDFRTAFDSIHYKHASGRKSSNPDLLTNRLWLGMGYAPDANNLFKGKLAYYKSYGDTANHSQSNVNPGNANFDWVTNENALDSNIRVKEAYWLYMNDTLMGNNVPWTVSVGRRPSTDGLGINLRENMQDNSPLAHTVNVEFDGLSAKFDLDKITGVQGMWWKLCTGRGLTNAKSRFQNDGADYAYDGNETKDINMYGFIFVPWDNGQYSVRTNWARAENMIGYAADGAGDYVKSSGNYQFKSFGDIDMATLMFRADGIGTDINEFLDDTIFFASVAQSKTRPKSSGVSTAGGMLGSMESKTGHSTWIGLNMPDGFTDDGRIGLEWNKGSKYWRSMTYGEDTMAGSKIAARGTAWEVYYTKPLTKALFFNARYTHIKYDYTGSNAFFGDDGAPTAMSVVEANPTPYGDPVKEASDLRLSISYKF, translated from the coding sequence ATGAAAAAAAGTGTACTCTCACTTTATGCAGCTGCAGCTCTTGCAACTGCTTCTTTTGCCGATAGTGGTACTGTAAATAGCGATATTTTAGCCCAACTTGAGGCACTCAAAGCTCAAATTGCTGCATTAGAAGCAAAAATGGCTGACAACACAAAAGAAATCGAAAAAGTTGACCAAAAACTTACAAGAACTAACAAAAATGTAAGTGATGTTAAAATCATGGCAGCAAATGACAACATCAAATGGGATGTTGATTTTAGAACTGCATTTGATTCTATCCACTACAAACATGCAAGTGGAAGAAAATCATCAAATCCTGATTTATTAACAAATAGATTATGGCTTGGTATGGGTTATGCACCAGATGCAAACAACCTATTTAAAGGTAAATTAGCTTACTATAAATCATACGGGGATACTGCTAATCACTCACAATCAAATGTAAATCCAGGTAATGCAAACTTTGACTGGGTAACTAATGAAAATGCACTTGATAGCAATATAAGGGTAAAAGAGGCTTACTGGCTATATATGAATGACACTCTAATGGGTAATAATGTACCTTGGACTGTAAGTGTAGGAAGAAGACCTAGTACAGATGGACTTGGTATCAATCTAAGAGAAAATATGCAAGATAACTCTCCTTTAGCTCATACAGTAAATGTTGAGTTTGATGGACTAAGTGCAAAATTTGACCTTGATAAAATCACTGGTGTTCAAGGTATGTGGTGGAAACTATGTACTGGTAGAGGCTTAACTAACGCAAAATCAAGATTCCAAAATGACGGTGCTGATTATGCATATGATGGAAATGAAACAAAAGATATCAATATGTATGGCTTTATTTTCGTACCATGGGACAATGGACAATACTCTGTTAGAACAAACTGGGCAAGAGCTGAGAATATGATAGGTTATGCAGCAGATGGTGCTGGTGATTATGTTAAAAGTAGTGGAAATTACCAATTCAAAAGCTTTGGTGATATAGATATGGCTACACTTATGTTTAGAGCTGATGGTATAGGAACTGATATCAATGAATTTTTGGATGATACAATATTCTTTGCATCTGTTGCACAAAGTAAAACTAGACCAAAAAGCTCTGGTGTATCTACAGCAGGTGGTATGCTTGGATCTATGGAGAGCAAAACAGGACACTCTACTTGGATAGGTTTAAATATGCCTGATGGTTTTACTGATGATGGAAGAATAGGACTAGAGTGGAATAAAGGTAGTAAATACTGGAGAAGTATGACTTATGGTGAAGATACTATGGCTGGTAGTAAAATAGCAGCAAGAGGAACAGCATGGGAAGTTTACTATACAAAACCACTTACAAAAGCACTATTTTTTAATGCTAGATATACACATATCAAATATGACTATACTGGAAGCAATGCATTCTTTGGAGATGATGGAGCACCTACAGCTATGTCTGTAGTAGAAGCAAATCCTACACCATATGGAGATCCTGTAAAAGAAGCATCTGATTTAAGATTGTCTATAAGTTATAAGTTCTAA
- the glmM gene encoding phosphoglucosamine mutase, which yields MKLFGTDGVRGKAGEFLSAEVALRLAMAAGIYFRKHSTTNKILLGKDTRRSGYMIENALVSGLTAVGYNVIQIGPMPTPAIAFLTESMRCDAGIMLSASHNPFEDNGVKFFNHLGDKLQNSCEKAIEEIYFDDEIIKSSQCTGLDIGSSKRIDDVIGRYIVHIKSTFPKELSLNSLRIVLDCANGAAYKVAPTILQELGAEVITLNNTPNGYNINDECGALHPNKLSKIVHEYRADIGIALDGDADRLVVVDEKGNVVDGDKLIGALSVYLKGEKLLKGDGCVATVMSNQALEDYLKSHGIKLYRADVGDKYVLDIMKKEGVNFGGEQSGHIIFSDVAKTGDGLASALQVLAMMIKSGKKASSVLNPFKLYPQVLKNLKVEQKIPLSEIKGLDEKLDELRKKGLRDLIRYSGTENKLRILVEGKNQKDVDNAIEDLTSFFRKTLG from the coding sequence ATGAAACTATTTGGTACAGATGGCGTAAGAGGCAAAGCAGGGGAGTTCTTAAGTGCTGAAGTTGCCCTTAGACTTGCTATGGCTGCTGGTATTTATTTTAGAAAACATTCAACTACAAACAAAATTTTACTTGGAAAAGATACCAGAAGAAGTGGTTATATGATAGAAAATGCACTTGTAAGTGGTTTGACTGCCGTTGGATACAATGTGATTCAAATAGGACCTATGCCTACTCCTGCTATTGCATTTTTGACAGAAAGTATGAGATGTGATGCTGGAATTATGCTTAGTGCTTCACATAACCCTTTTGAAGATAATGGTGTAAAGTTTTTCAATCATCTTGGTGACAAACTTCAAAATAGTTGTGAAAAAGCAATTGAAGAAATATATTTCGATGATGAAATCATTAAGTCATCTCAATGTACTGGTTTAGATATCGGGTCGTCAAAAAGAATTGATGATGTAATAGGAAGATATATTGTACATATAAAAAGTACTTTTCCAAAAGAGTTAAGTCTAAATAGTCTTAGAATAGTTCTTGATTGTGCAAATGGTGCTGCATATAAAGTTGCACCAACTATCTTACAAGAACTTGGTGCTGAAGTAATTACATTAAACAATACACCAAATGGGTACAATATCAATGATGAATGTGGAGCTCTTCATCCTAATAAATTATCAAAAATAGTTCATGAATATCGTGCAGATATTGGTATTGCACTTGATGGTGATGCAGATAGACTTGTAGTTGTTGATGAAAAAGGAAATGTTGTTGATGGAGATAAATTAATTGGAGCACTAAGTGTTTACTTAAAAGGTGAAAAACTTCTAAAAGGTGATGGTTGTGTAGCTACAGTTATGAGTAACCAAGCTTTGGAAGATTATTTAAAATCCCATGGAATTAAACTTTACCGTGCTGATGTTGGTGATAAGTATGTACTTGATATTATGAAAAAAGAGGGTGTTAATTTTGGTGGAGAGCAAAGTGGGCATATAATTTTTAGTGATGTGGCAAAAACAGGAGATGGACTGGCATCTGCTTTACAAGTACTTGCAATGATGATAAAAAGTGGCAAAAAAGCAAGTTCAGTATTAAATCCTTTTAAATTATATCCACAAGTATTAAAGAATCTTAAAGTTGAACAAAAAATCCCACTAAGTGAAATAAAAGGTCTAGATGAAAAATTAGATGAGTTAAGAAAAAAAGGGCTTAGAGATTTGATAAGATATTCTGGTACTGAAAACAAACTCAGAATCTTAGTTGAGGGTAAAAATCAAAAAGATGTAGATAATGCAATAGAAGATTTAACATCGTTTTTTAGAAAAACTCTTGGTTAA
- the dapF gene encoding diaminopimelate epimerase, producing MTLQKYSASGNDFLIFHTFIKKDYSELAKKYCDRYNGIGADGLIVLVPIFPDTKFPETKEGDKKVDIKNVDFEWLFYNSDGSTAAMCGNGARACALYAYNNGLSKNSIKFLTGAGIIECYVSYDIVEIALTKPTEIKEPFSEEGYEWWMVDTGVPHLVTFVDDLDKFNIDIARKLRKKHNSNVNFAKLENGKLYVRTYERGVEAETQACGTGMAACFLRAYNLGLVQDVTRVYPKSGELLTMTMKNGILHFKGPVKKLFSVNI from the coding sequence ATGACATTACAAAAATATAGTGCAAGTGGCAATGATTTTTTGATATTTCACACATTTATCAAAAAAGATTATAGTGAGTTGGCAAAGAAATATTGTGATAGATACAATGGTATTGGTGCAGATGGTTTAATAGTACTTGTTCCAATTTTTCCAGATACTAAGTTCCCTGAGACAAAAGAGGGTGATAAAAAAGTTGATATAAAAAATGTTGATTTTGAATGGCTTTTTTATAATAGCGATGGAAGTACAGCAGCTATGTGTGGTAATGGTGCAAGAGCATGTGCTCTTTATGCATATAATAATGGACTTTCAAAAAATAGCATAAAGTTTTTAACTGGTGCTGGGATTATTGAGTGTTATGTATCTTATGATATTGTTGAAATCGCACTTACAAAACCTACTGAAATAAAAGAACCTTTTAGCGAAGAGGGATATGAGTGGTGGATGGTTGATACTGGTGTGCCACATCTTGTAACATTTGTTGATGATCTTGATAAGTTTAATATTGATATTGCAAGAAAGCTAAGAAAGAAACATAATTCAAATGTAAACTTTGCAAAGCTAGAAAATGGTAAGCTTTATGTTAGAACTTATGAAAGAGGTGTAGAAGCAGAAACTCAAGCATGTGGTACAGGTATGGCAGCATGTTTTTTAAGAGCTTATAATCTTGGTTTAGTTCAGGATGTAACTAGAGTATATCCAAAAAGTGGAGAGCTTCTTACAATGACTATGAAAAATGGAATATTACATTTTAAAGGACCTGTGAAGAAGCTTTTTAGTGTAAACATTTAA
- the purM gene encoding phosphoribosylformylglycinamidine cyclo-ligase, with product MSTVSYKESGVDIDAGNSFVENIKPFVKATRIPGVLGGIGSFAGAFELPTGYKEPVILAGTDGVGTKLKLAIDSDRFDTVGIDLVAMCSNDLICNFGTPLFFLDYYATGKLEVDEATQVVKGIAEGCIRSECALIGGETAEMPGMYHEGDFDLAGFCVGIAEKSELDRTSKVKTGDVLVALPSSGIHSNGFSLVRKVLFEKMGKKFDDEFEGKKLIDVLLEPTRIYVKEFKQNKHIINALAHITGGGIVENLPRVLPEGLKAVVQKDSIRVLPIFKLIGTMVEETEMYRAFNMGVGMILVVNPENVDEILAATDGYVIGHLEAGEKKVEMI from the coding sequence ATGAGCACAGTTAGCTATAAAGAAAGTGGCGTTGATATAGATGCTGGTAATAGTTTTGTAGAGAACATCAAACCTTTTGTAAAAGCTACAAGAATTCCTGGTGTTTTAGGTGGAATTGGTTCTTTTGCTGGTGCATTTGAACTTCCAACTGGTTACAAAGAGCCTGTAATACTGGCTGGAACTGATGGTGTTGGTACAAAACTAAAACTAGCAATTGATAGTGATAGATTTGATACAGTTGGTATTGATCTTGTTGCTATGTGTTCAAATGATTTGATCTGTAACTTTGGGACACCTTTATTTTTCTTAGACTACTATGCAACTGGTAAACTTGAAGTTGACGAGGCTACACAAGTAGTAAAAGGGATTGCTGAAGGTTGTATTAGAAGTGAGTGTGCACTAATTGGTGGAGAGACTGCCGAAATGCCAGGAATGTACCATGAGGGTGATTTTGACTTAGCTGGATTTTGTGTAGGGATTGCTGAAAAAAGCGAACTAGACCGTACTAGCAAAGTAAAAACAGGTGATGTTTTAGTTGCACTTCCAAGTTCAGGTATTCATTCAAACGGTTTTTCACTAGTAAGAAAAGTATTGTTTGAAAAAATGGGCAAAAAATTTGATGATGAATTTGAAGGCAAAAAATTAATAGATGTACTTTTAGAGCCAACAAGAATTTATGTAAAAGAATTTAAACAAAACAAACATATTATAAATGCTCTTGCACATATTACTGGTGGTGGTATAGTTGAAAACTTACCAAGAGTTCTTCCAGAGGGACTAAAAGCAGTAGTGCAAAAAGACAGTATTAGAGTTTTACCAATATTTAAACTAATAGGTACTATGGTTGAAGAGACTGAAATGTACAGAGCATTTAATATGGGTGTAGGGATGATTTTAGTAGTAAATCCTGAAAATGTAGATGAAATTTTAGCTGCAACAGATGGTTATGTAATAGGACATCTTGAAGCTGGTGAGAAAAAAGTGGAGATGATATAA
- a CDS encoding spermidine synthase, giving the protein MINETLKNIAFDEMISLVPLCSHYNPKKVVVIGKASENLKNILNSQKIEATFYENIEKCGVNDVDVVINLGNTIDAFFVAHLNKILNDKGLFTTLSVNFDENEAQLKNDLTLLGESFWIAMPYSFCGMTAICASKKYHPVSDVILQRSDLLDGMKYYNSDFHKCSFTYPTYIHKGLTNIARR; this is encoded by the coding sequence ATGATAAATGAAACTCTCAAGAATATCGCATTTGATGAAATGATATCACTAGTACCGTTATGTAGTCACTATAATCCAAAGAAAGTAGTAGTTATAGGAAAAGCAAGCGAGAACTTAAAAAATATATTAAATTCTCAAAAAATTGAAGCAACTTTTTATGAAAATATAGAAAAATGTGGTGTAAATGATGTAGATGTTGTGATAAATCTTGGAAATACTATTGATGCTTTTTTTGTTGCACATCTTAATAAAATACTAAATGACAAGGGATTGTTTACAACATTAAGCGTAAATTTTGATGAGAATGAAGCACAATTAAAAAATGATTTAACACTTTTAGGAGAGAGTTTTTGGATAGCAATGCCATATAGTTTTTGTGGAATGACAGCAATATGTGCATCAAAAAAATATCATCCTGTAAGTGATGTTATTTTACAAAGGTCAGATTTACTAGATGGAATGAAATATTATAATAGTGATTTTCACAAATGTAGTTTCACATATCCAACATATATTCACAAAGGACTTACAAACATTGCAAGAAGATAA
- the coaE gene encoding dephospho-CoA kinase (Dephospho-CoA kinase (CoaE) performs the final step in coenzyme A biosynthesis.) — MQEDNFKYAIALTGGIGTGKSTVSKFFMLYGFLIIDADELSREILSQNIDFVKVTFGEEYINQDGTIDRKKLGSLIFSNDEERKKLENFLHPLIKKAIIKKAEIFEKAQKPYLIDIPLFFETKNYDIKKSIVVYATPELQLQRIIQRDGLSDIEAKKRIKSQMNIDDKKALATFVIDNTQDLKHLQKEVERVIHDITKI; from the coding sequence TTGCAAGAAGATAATTTCAAATATGCAATAGCTCTAACAGGGGGCATTGGTACAGGCAAAAGTACTGTTAGCAAATTTTTTATGTTGTATGGCTTTTTGATTATTGATGCTGATGAGTTATCAAGAGAAATTCTTAGTCAAAATATCGATTTTGTTAAAGTTACTTTTGGAGAAGAATATATAAATCAAGATGGGACAATAGATAGAAAAAAACTTGGTAGTTTGATATTTAGCAATGATGAAGAGAGGAAAAAGCTTGAAAACTTTTTGCATCCTCTTATCAAAAAGGCGATTATAAAAAAGGCTGAAATCTTTGAAAAAGCACAAAAGCCTTATTTGATTGATATTCCTTTGTTTTTTGAAACTAAAAATTATGATATTAAAAAATCAATTGTAGTATATGCTACACCTGAACTTCAACTCCAAAGAATTATTCAAAGAGATGGTTTAAGTGACATTGAAGCCAAAAAAAGGATAAAATCACAAATGAATATTGATGACAAAAAAGCTTTGGCAACTTTTGTTATAGACAATACTCAAGACCTCAAACATTTACAAAAAGAAGTAGAGAGAGTAATACATGACATTACAAAAATATAG
- a CDS encoding phosphoribosylaminoimidazole synthetase: MCGEKLQRFLMAFVLLVAFYFMSIGSIVGVVLQFFVIGMILVWAITDFCPSIWFFNKFFGKCEKK; this comes from the coding sequence ATGTGTGGAGAAAAATTACAGCGATTTTTAATGGCATTTGTACTATTAGTAGCATTTTATTTTATGAGTATAGGTTCAATTGTAGGTGTAGTATTACAATTTTTTGTTATAGGGATGATTCTTGTATGGGCAATAACAGACTTTTGTCCATCAATTTGGTTTTTTAACAAATTCTTTGGCAAATGTGAGAAAAAATAG
- a CDS encoding glucosaminidase domain-containing protein: MRLLKIYILFLILSLQAFGASFPQSYYQITNTNELKKRFVSIMLPVIEKENNKILSEREFIKNTIYKSIFNISSLNIKRLIYLKKKYRIARLYDLRSYLRKIDIIPPSLALAQGAIESGWGKSRFVKEANNIFGQWTYSGVGIIPAQREEGATHRIRVFKSIQDSVANYMLNLNIGWAYSDFRKQRYALRQENKDLDGYVLAGTLLMYSSTGQVYVDKLRYMIKENDLSQYD; encoded by the coding sequence TTGAGATTACTAAAAATTTATATTTTATTTTTAATACTATCTTTGCAAGCTTTTGGGGCTAGTTTCCCCCAAAGCTACTACCAAATAACTAATACAAATGAATTGAAAAAAAGATTTGTAAGTATAATGCTTCCAGTAATAGAAAAAGAAAACAACAAAATCTTAAGTGAACGAGAATTTATTAAAAATACTATTTATAAAAGTATTTTTAATATTAGCTCTTTAAATATAAAAAGACTTATATATCTCAAAAAAAAATATAGAATAGCAAGACTTTATGATTTGAGGTCGTATCTAAGAAAAATAGATATTATTCCTCCATCTTTGGCTTTAGCACAAGGTGCTATTGAAAGTGGATGGGGGAAAAGTAGATTTGTAAAAGAAGCAAACAATATTTTTGGTCAGTGGACATATAGTGGTGTAGGTATAATACCTGCCCAAAGAGAAGAGGGTGCTACTCATAGAATAAGAGTATTTAAGAGTATTCAGGATTCAGTTGCTAATTATATGTTAAATCTAAATATAGGCTGGGCATATAGTGATTTTAGAAAGCAAAGGTATGCTTTAAGGCAAGAAAATAAAGATTTAGATGGTTATGTATTGGCAGGGACTTTATTGATGTATTCTAGTACAGGACAAGTTTATGTGGATAAATTAAGATATATGATAAAAGAAAACGATTTAAGTCAGTACGATTAA